Proteins co-encoded in one Streptomyces roseochromogenus subsp. oscitans DS 12.976 genomic window:
- a CDS encoding carbohydrate binding domain-containing protein, with amino-acid sequence MHLARFGASVCALALAATGVAVALAPAGSAATSSVYSVAPYVDMSNSQEGMLDTAVTGHHLKAYTAAFVLGEGCNQIWGDTLPIGNDSYTDPEIAKAKSEGASVIISSGGASGEPLAWTCSTQSSIDAGYQAIINDYGVTQLDFDVEGAAVADTAAAARQMQAMKDLKASNPGLQFSMTLPVLTTGLTGDGVNILKAAKNAGIKIDVVNVMAMDYYAGTGTEMGQGAVDAARATLAQMQSVDSSYTYANLGITPMIGKNDDGSTFTLADAQTVESFAAQNGVGRLAFWSVNRDQPCSGSANSLPTCSEISQNSLAFTDAFVPYEGSTGGGGGTTSDFSLSLAPGSASVAQGGSATATVSSAVTSGSAESVSLSASGAPSGVGVSFSPASITSGGSSTLTATVGSSVAAGTYPITVTGTAAGGSHSATFTLTVTSGGGGGGGGSLTNAGFETGSPSPWTCTGGSTVVSAPVHTGSHALQVTPSSSGTGECDQTVTLSPSHSYTLTGWVQGPYAYIGVSGGATASTWSNNTSWNQLTVNFTTGSSGTVTVYVHGWYGQSDVHADDFAVT; translated from the coding sequence ACACCATCTCAAGGCCTACACCGCGGCCTTCGTACTCGGCGAAGGCTGCAACCAGATCTGGGGCGACACGCTCCCCATCGGCAACGACTCCTACACCGACCCCGAGATCGCCAAGGCGAAGTCCGAGGGCGCCTCCGTCATCATCTCCTCCGGCGGCGCGAGCGGTGAGCCGCTCGCCTGGACGTGTTCCACCCAGAGCAGCATCGACGCCGGATACCAGGCCATCATCAACGACTACGGCGTCACCCAGCTCGACTTCGACGTCGAGGGTGCCGCCGTCGCGGACACCGCGGCCGCGGCCCGCCAGATGCAGGCGATGAAGGACCTCAAGGCGTCCAACCCGGGCCTGCAGTTCTCCATGACGCTGCCGGTGCTGACGACCGGTCTGACGGGCGACGGCGTCAACATCCTCAAGGCCGCCAAGAACGCGGGCATCAAGATCGACGTGGTCAACGTCATGGCCATGGACTACTACGCGGGCACCGGCACCGAGATGGGCCAGGGCGCGGTCGACGCCGCCCGGGCCACGCTGGCGCAGATGCAGTCCGTCGACTCCTCGTACACCTACGCCAACCTCGGGATCACCCCGATGATCGGCAAGAACGACGACGGTTCCACCTTCACCCTGGCCGATGCCCAGACGGTGGAGAGTTTCGCGGCGCAGAACGGTGTCGGGCGGCTGGCGTTCTGGTCGGTCAACCGGGACCAGCCGTGCAGCGGAAGCGCCAACTCCCTTCCCACCTGCAGCGAGATCAGCCAGAACAGCCTCGCGTTCACGGACGCGTTCGTGCCCTATGAGGGCAGCACGGGCGGGGGCGGAGGCACGACCAGTGACTTCTCCCTGTCCCTGGCGCCCGGCTCCGCCTCGGTCGCGCAGGGCGGCTCCGCCACCGCGACGGTCTCCTCGGCCGTCACCTCCGGCAGCGCCGAGTCCGTCAGCCTCTCCGCCTCGGGCGCGCCCTCGGGTGTCGGCGTCTCCTTCAGCCCCGCCTCGATCACGTCCGGCGGCAGTTCGACGCTGACGGCGACGGTCGGGTCGTCCGTGGCCGCGGGCACCTACCCGATCACCGTCACCGGCACGGCCGCCGGCGGCAGCCACAGCGCGACTTTCACGCTCACCGTCACGTCCGGTGGGGGCGGAGGCGGCGGGGGCTCGCTGACCAACGCCGGGTTCGAGACCGGCAGTCCGAGCCCCTGGACCTGCACGGGCGGCAGCACGGTGGTCTCGGCCCCGGTCCACACCGGCAGCCACGCCCTCCAGGTCACGCCCAGCTCCAGCGGCACCGGTGAGTGCGACCAGACCGTGACCCTGTCCCCCAGCCACAGCTACACGCTCACCGGTTGGGTCCAGGGCCCCTACGCCTACATCGGGGTCAGCGGCGGCGCCACCGCCAGCACGTGGTCGAACAACACGAGCTGGAACCAGCTGACGGTCAACTTCACCACCGGCAGCAGCGGAACCGTCACCGTCTACGTCCACGGCTGGTACGGCCAGTCCGACGTCCACGCCGACGACTTCGCCGTCACTTAG